Proteins from one Chitinophaga oryzae genomic window:
- a CDS encoding Y-family DNA polymerase translates to MKRYMAVWFRHLAADRLALRFPGLRQQPFVLVAPERGRVIIRAVSREAGALGILPGTVLADARAVYPDLLFYDEDPSQDKLLESLAIWCYRFTPVAGVDGPDGLVLDISGCTHLWGGEEGYFENIVTRLQAGGYHVRAAIADTMAAAWAVARYGTTHPVIAPGGQAAAMRDLPPEALRLEPLVTERLRKLGFTQTGMFMDMPPAVLRRRFGQQVLERIGKVLGTLPELLVPVQPPEPYVERLPCLDPIRTAPGIELAIRRLLETICQRLQQEEKGLRKARLVCYRTDGGQQLVEIGTNSPVRNLEHLFRLFELKIDTIEPDLGIELFVLEAPVVEGLTTQQERLWDLDTCGKKDAVTKLLDRLESRIGAAAIHRYLPEEHHWPERSVRTASDIQEAAATPWPEHLVRPVSLLGAPVRIEVSAPIPDYPPMLFIHKGKIHKVVRADGPERIEREWWIEKGLQRDYYQVEDEEGGRYWLFRSGHYGEHKPEWFIHGYFA, encoded by the coding sequence ATGAAACGTTATATGGCAGTGTGGTTTCGCCATCTGGCGGCTGACCGGCTGGCGCTTCGTTTCCCGGGGCTCCGTCAGCAGCCTTTTGTGCTGGTGGCGCCGGAAAGGGGGCGGGTCATCATCCGTGCCGTCAGCCGGGAAGCCGGCGCGCTGGGCATACTGCCGGGTACGGTGCTGGCGGATGCCAGGGCCGTATATCCGGACCTGTTATTTTATGATGAGGACCCTTCGCAGGATAAGCTGCTGGAATCCCTGGCCATATGGTGTTACCGCTTTACGCCGGTTGCCGGCGTGGACGGGCCGGATGGGCTGGTGCTGGACATCAGCGGCTGTACGCACTTATGGGGCGGGGAAGAAGGTTACTTTGAAAATATTGTCACCCGCCTGCAGGCGGGCGGCTATCATGTGCGTGCAGCGATTGCCGATACTATGGCCGCCGCGTGGGCGGTGGCCCGTTACGGGACCACCCATCCGGTGATTGCTCCGGGAGGCCAGGCTGCGGCGATGCGTGACCTGCCGCCGGAAGCCCTCCGGCTGGAACCATTGGTGACAGAGCGTTTGCGCAAGCTGGGGTTTACACAAACAGGGATGTTTATGGACATGCCGCCAGCAGTACTGCGGCGGCGCTTCGGTCAGCAGGTGCTGGAGCGGATCGGCAAAGTGCTGGGCACCTTACCCGAACTGCTGGTACCGGTACAGCCGCCGGAACCTTATGTGGAGCGGCTTCCCTGCCTCGATCCGATCCGGACGGCGCCCGGTATTGAACTGGCCATCCGCAGGCTGCTGGAAACCATTTGTCAGCGGTTGCAACAGGAAGAGAAAGGACTCCGCAAAGCAAGGCTCGTCTGCTATCGCACCGATGGCGGGCAACAGCTGGTGGAGATCGGCACCAACAGTCCCGTGCGTAACCTGGAGCACCTGTTCCGGCTTTTTGAATTAAAGATCGATACCATCGAACCGGACCTGGGCATTGAACTGTTCGTGCTGGAAGCGCCGGTAGTAGAGGGCTTGACGACCCAACAGGAACGGTTGTGGGACCTGGACACCTGCGGCAAAAAGGATGCGGTGACCAAATTGCTGGACCGCCTGGAGAGCCGTATCGGTGCTGCGGCCATCCACCGGTACCTGCCGGAAGAGCACCACTGGCCGGAGCGTTCGGTGCGCACTGCCAGCGATATACAGGAAGCGGCGGCAACACCCTGGCCCGAACACCTGGTAAGACCGGTAAGCCTGCTGGGCGCGCCGGTGCGCATCGAGGTGTCTGCCCCGATCCCGGATTATCCGCCCATGCTCTTTATCCATAAAGGGAAAATACATAAGGTGGTCAGGGCCGACGGGCCGGAAAGGATTGAACGGGAATGGTGGATCGAGAAAGGCTTACAAAGAGATTATTACCAGGTGGAAGATGAGGAAGGAGGCAGGTATTGGTTGTTTCGCTCCGGGCATTATGGGGAACATAAGCCGGAATGGTTTATTCACGGATACTTTGCGTGA
- a CDS encoding helix-turn-helix transcriptional regulator, whose translation MAYTISGDAYKEIAARRFSGDRRFDQFEHNTTAIPHVRHQVSHAFNQDFGIIQFKADFGQDIKVQKVKDVPHVSLHFQLKGSSCADFKGLVPQPLQAGEFNLYASDNFQSDLHFKAQQGFEYLAITFRQSFLQNVLAQFSTPTPEVARKLSAGATFTLSPSAMRISPEIQLALRSLLHPPVSDNLLPVYRHSKITEIITLLFSEVYPEPRPVWQQEMQDIYHYILEHFLQLQSLADVARHFPLTEHQIKQQLRLQYNTSFYELVQERKMAHAMQLFQQTDMHVNEVAWLTGYGNASNFIHAFKRRFGITPGQVRNR comes from the coding sequence ATGGCTTATACGATCAGCGGAGACGCCTATAAAGAGATTGCAGCCCGGAGGTTTTCCGGCGACCGTCGCTTCGATCAGTTCGAGCACAACACCACCGCCATACCACACGTACGGCACCAGGTGTCGCATGCCTTTAACCAGGACTTCGGGATCATACAGTTCAAAGCTGATTTCGGACAGGACATCAAAGTGCAAAAAGTAAAAGATGTTCCGCATGTCAGCCTTCACTTCCAGCTGAAAGGCAGCTCCTGCGCCGATTTTAAAGGCCTTGTTCCACAACCGCTGCAGGCCGGGGAATTTAACCTGTACGCGTCCGACAATTTCCAGTCGGACCTGCACTTCAAAGCACAACAGGGATTCGAATATCTTGCCATCACTTTCCGGCAGTCTTTTCTGCAGAACGTGCTGGCGCAGTTTTCCACCCCGACGCCGGAAGTCGCCCGGAAGCTGTCTGCCGGCGCCACCTTCACACTCTCCCCTTCCGCCATGCGGATTTCACCGGAAATACAGCTCGCTTTACGTTCGTTGTTACACCCGCCGGTATCCGATAACTTATTGCCGGTATACCGTCACAGCAAAATAACAGAAATCATCACCCTGCTGTTTTCCGAGGTTTACCCGGAGCCCCGCCCGGTATGGCAGCAGGAGATGCAGGACATCTATCACTATATCCTGGAGCACTTCCTTCAGCTTCAATCCCTGGCTGATGTGGCCCGGCATTTTCCCCTGACGGAACACCAGATCAAACAGCAACTGCGCCTGCAGTACAACACCTCCTTTTATGAACTGGTACAGGAACGCAAAATGGCCCATGCCATGCAGCTGTTTCAGCAGACAGACATGCACGTCAACGAGGTAGCCTGGCTGACCGGCTACGGCAACGCCAGCAATTTTATCCATGCTTTCAAGCGGAGGTTTGGCATCACGCCGGGACAAGTCCGGAACCGCTAG
- a CDS encoding alpha-ketoglutarate-dependent dioxygenase AlkB family protein, whose translation MQLKLFEDSPLMLPEDLLEYYPSFLGREESDQLLQQLLSAVPWQQSKVIMYEKEVLTPRLSAWFGSEPIRSGDQRAVLPWPPELLALKAKVEAHTGISFDGVLLNYYRDNNDSVAWHSDKDTVPGLKTEIASVSLGEERNFDFRSKDNHRRRYTIKLEHGSLLLMKGDLQKYWEHRIAKSAKPMKARINLTFRKVGGTAALPYQGEAVPR comes from the coding sequence ATGCAACTGAAATTATTTGAAGATAGCCCGCTGATGCTGCCGGAAGACCTGTTAGAGTACTACCCGTCTTTTCTGGGCAGGGAAGAAAGTGATCAGTTACTGCAGCAACTGCTGAGTGCCGTTCCCTGGCAGCAAAGCAAAGTGATCATGTATGAGAAGGAAGTGCTGACGCCGCGGCTGTCGGCCTGGTTTGGAAGTGAGCCTATCCGGAGCGGGGACCAGCGCGCGGTATTGCCCTGGCCACCGGAACTGCTGGCTTTAAAAGCGAAAGTAGAAGCGCATACAGGCATATCGTTCGATGGTGTTTTATTGAACTACTACCGGGATAACAATGATTCGGTGGCCTGGCATTCGGACAAGGACACTGTACCGGGATTAAAAACAGAAATTGCTTCTGTGAGCCTGGGAGAGGAGCGTAATTTCGATTTCCGCAGCAAAGACAATCACCGCCGTCGTTATACCATCAAACTGGAACATGGATCGCTGTTATTAATGAAAGGCGACCTGCAAAAATACTGGGAGCACCGCATCGCCAAATCTGCCAAACCCATGAAAGCGCGGATCAATCTAACTTTCAGGAAAGTAGGCGGAACTGCGGCGCTCCCGTACCAGGGGGAAGCGGTTCCCCGCTAA
- a CDS encoding hybrid sensor histidine kinase/response regulator transcription factor, protein MQTGLRAFKRTGTALHLLPDNRLVRAVSARSVKSVLQSANGDLWVGTSGDLLLMRHNSDTVYRFSTKEDLPKNNINCIHEDRNGNIWIGCAFGGLALYTPGGTKKFTIYTKENGLPDDNVTAILEDKHNNLWISTGNGLSKLDVKNRSFKNYNKSDGLAGNIFNINSCYNSSSGEMLFGGYKGLTFFRPDDIRENPFAPVTFLTGVKLFDHPVTIGQSDGLLEKEISLTSAIRFTHLQNVFTLEFASLNYVQPEKNNYAFKLEGFDSDWNYTSNPAATYMNLPPGSYTFFAKGTNNDGVWGKPAQLRITVLPPIWKTIWAYGLYVLFAAAVVFFVVRFFVLRSLIRRDHELTQLKLDFFTNISHEMRSRLSLIIGPAERLLLINREDYENSRQLKIIRKNSESLLHLLTELMDFRKAESGNLPLQVAEQDIVSFLREVFYAFEDQILSMNIQYGFNSPDVPVWLYFDRIQLEKVFYNLFYNACKFTPSGGRIETAVEEEERAVVITIKDNGRGVAPENLPKLFTNYFQEDDDGSDNKGYGIGLALAKSIIELHGGTIAVDSTRTDEGNTTVFTVTLRKGNVHFNATVRMAKPAAGGGNKANTPPAARQQEDLLMMPDNTKPGTAQKKYTILLIEDNEEILAFNREVLERDYHVVTGTNGSEGWKTAVELIPDIIVSDVMMPGMDGYTLCSQLKSDERTNHIPVILLTAMSSSSQQLSGLQKGADVYLTKPFSIQVLTLHISNLLSLREKIHQRLVKQLAFPSAGQPDGDGQEPDEAAAVIEDPFLLKVIAVIEENMDEPAFNVDTISRKLAISRPVLYKKLHMLTGLTVNDFIRAIRMKKATLYLDSAEYNISEVAYKVGYSDPKYFSREFKKHFGKSPRDWKQKGS, encoded by the coding sequence ATGCAAACCGGTTTACGGGCGTTTAAAAGAACGGGTACGGCCTTACACCTGTTGCCTGATAACCGGCTTGTGCGGGCAGTGAGCGCCAGGTCCGTAAAGTCGGTCCTGCAGTCAGCCAATGGGGATCTCTGGGTAGGCACCTCCGGAGACCTTTTGCTGATGCGGCATAACAGCGACACTGTATACCGGTTTTCGACGAAGGAAGACCTGCCGAAGAATAATATCAATTGTATTCATGAAGACAGGAACGGAAACATATGGATTGGCTGTGCCTTTGGCGGACTGGCGCTGTATACACCCGGGGGAACAAAGAAGTTTACCATTTATACGAAGGAAAACGGACTGCCGGACGATAACGTCACCGCCATCCTGGAAGATAAACATAACAACCTGTGGATTAGTACCGGCAACGGGTTGTCCAAGCTGGACGTAAAGAACAGGAGCTTTAAAAACTACAATAAAAGCGATGGGCTGGCCGGTAATATTTTTAATATCAATTCCTGTTATAATAGCAGTTCAGGAGAGATGTTATTCGGAGGATATAAAGGACTTACCTTTTTCCGGCCGGACGACATCAGGGAAAACCCGTTTGCCCCGGTTACTTTCCTGACAGGCGTGAAACTGTTTGATCATCCGGTAACGATCGGGCAGTCGGACGGGCTGTTGGAAAAGGAGATAAGTCTTACCAGCGCTATTCGTTTCACCCATCTGCAAAATGTGTTTACACTGGAATTTGCTTCTCTGAATTATGTACAACCGGAAAAGAACAACTATGCCTTTAAGCTGGAAGGATTTGACAGCGACTGGAACTATACATCCAATCCTGCCGCCACCTATATGAACCTGCCGCCGGGCAGCTATACTTTTTTTGCGAAGGGTACCAATAATGATGGTGTTTGGGGGAAGCCGGCGCAATTACGCATCACCGTGTTGCCGCCCATCTGGAAAACGATCTGGGCTTACGGGTTATATGTTCTTTTTGCGGCAGCCGTTGTGTTTTTTGTTGTACGCTTTTTTGTGTTGCGGTCATTGATCCGGCGGGACCATGAGCTCACGCAGTTAAAGCTGGATTTTTTTACGAATATCTCCCATGAAATGCGGTCAAGGCTCTCGTTGATCATCGGGCCTGCAGAAAGATTGTTGTTAATCAACCGGGAAGATTATGAAAACTCCAGGCAATTAAAGATCATCAGGAAAAACTCGGAAAGCCTGTTGCACCTGCTGACGGAACTGATGGATTTCAGAAAAGCTGAATCAGGCAACCTGCCATTGCAGGTGGCAGAACAAGATATTGTCTCTTTTCTGCGAGAGGTCTTCTATGCCTTTGAAGACCAGATTCTGTCGATGAACATCCAGTATGGGTTTAATAGCCCGGATGTCCCGGTCTGGTTATATTTCGACAGGATCCAACTGGAGAAAGTGTTCTATAACCTGTTTTATAATGCCTGTAAGTTTACGCCATCAGGCGGCAGGATAGAGACCGCCGTTGAGGAGGAGGAGCGGGCGGTTGTCATTACCATAAAAGACAATGGCAGGGGAGTAGCTCCTGAAAATCTGCCTAAATTATTTACAAACTATTTCCAGGAAGATGATGATGGCAGCGACAATAAAGGATATGGTATAGGCCTGGCGCTGGCCAAAAGCATTATTGAGTTGCACGGAGGAACTATTGCGGTAGACAGTACCCGCACTGACGAGGGAAATACAACGGTCTTTACAGTTACTTTGCGAAAGGGTAACGTCCATTTCAATGCTACGGTAAGGATGGCCAAACCGGCCGCTGGCGGCGGGAACAAGGCTAATACACCGCCTGCTGCCCGGCAGCAGGAAGATTTGTTGATGATGCCGGATAATACAAAGCCGGGCACTGCTCAGAAAAAATATACGATTCTGCTGATAGAAGACAATGAAGAAATTCTGGCGTTTAATCGTGAAGTGCTGGAGAGAGATTATCATGTTGTTACCGGCACAAATGGTTCGGAAGGGTGGAAGACAGCGGTGGAACTGATCCCTGATATCATTGTCAGCGATGTAATGATGCCCGGTATGGATGGTTATACATTATGCAGCCAGCTCAAAAGTGACGAACGGACCAATCATATACCGGTCATCCTGCTGACGGCAATGTCGTCGTCTTCCCAGCAGTTAAGCGGGTTGCAGAAGGGAGCCGATGTATATCTTACCAAACCTTTCAGTATACAGGTATTGACATTACATATCAGTAACCTGTTGAGCCTGCGTGAAAAAATCCACCAACGCCTGGTGAAGCAACTGGCTTTCCCATCAGCGGGGCAGCCGGATGGCGATGGTCAGGAGCCGGACGAAGCGGCCGCCGTCATCGAAGATCCGTTCCTGTTAAAGGTGATAGCGGTGATTGAAGAGAACATGGATGAACCGGCTTTTAATGTAGATACCATTTCGCGGAAGCTGGCGATCAGCCGTCCGGTTTTGTATAAAAAACTGCATATGCTGACAGGGCTTACCGTAAATGATTTTATCAGGGCCATACGCATGAAAAAAGCGACCCTGTACCTGGATAGTGCCGAATACAATATCAGTGAGGTCGCCTATAAGGTAGGGTACAGTGATCCTAAATATTTCAGCCGCGAGTTTAAAAAACATTTCGGAAAATCGCCGAGGGACTGGAAGCAGAAAGGCAGCTAG
- a CDS encoding XRE family transcriptional regulator, with the protein MKEQNNFWAHNLKFLRNRKKMTQDDLAAALQFTRTKLKALETGATRNPPLEDQVLISDFFKVDIDTFVRLDLSQLGELHLRELEAGDMSYVTGKKMRVLATTITPDNKEQVEMVSHSVQAGYTAGYADPDYISSLPVFHMPQLPADRKFRMFPVKGESMLPVPEGAYVIVEYIQDWSTLKDGTPCVVITKNEGIVFKIVYNRIQQHGQLHLVSLNPLFKPYDLPVSEVLEMWKYNSYWTNTELSPQADMEAILQALGKLDTKVDLLLREE; encoded by the coding sequence ATGAAAGAACAAAATAATTTTTGGGCGCATAACCTGAAATTTCTCCGCAACCGGAAAAAAATGACACAGGACGACCTCGCCGCCGCCCTGCAGTTTACCCGCACCAAGCTGAAAGCGCTGGAAACCGGCGCCACCCGCAATCCGCCGCTGGAAGACCAGGTGCTGATCTCTGATTTTTTTAAGGTAGACATTGACACGTTCGTACGGCTCGACCTGTCCCAGCTGGGAGAACTGCACCTGCGGGAACTGGAAGCCGGCGACATGAGTTACGTAACCGGGAAAAAAATGCGGGTATTGGCCACCACCATCACCCCGGACAATAAAGAACAGGTGGAGATGGTTTCCCACAGCGTACAGGCCGGGTATACCGCCGGTTATGCGGACCCTGATTATATTTCCAGCCTGCCGGTATTTCATATGCCGCAGCTGCCGGCCGACCGTAAATTCAGAATGTTCCCCGTGAAGGGCGAGTCCATGCTGCCTGTGCCGGAAGGGGCTTATGTGATCGTGGAATATATACAGGACTGGTCCACCCTCAAAGACGGCACGCCCTGCGTGGTGATCACCAAAAATGAAGGCATCGTTTTTAAAATAGTATATAACCGGATCCAACAGCACGGGCAACTGCATCTTGTTTCCCTGAACCCCTTATTCAAACCTTATGATCTTCCGGTAAGCGAAGTGCTGGAAATGTGGAAATACAACAGCTACTGGACAAACACGGAGTTGTCGCCACAGGCTGATATGGAAGCCATTTTACAGGCGCTGGGAAAACTGGACACAAAAGTAGACCTGTTACTCCGCGAAGAATAA
- a CDS encoding error-prone DNA polymerase: MGYTELQITTNFSFLRGASHPEELVEQAASLGYKAIAVTDHNTLAGIVRAHAAARGKDIRIIPACRLDLQDGPPLLAYPTDRAAYGRLSALLSTGNLRTEKGKCELYKRDVYQYAAGIKFVMIPPAALNGEFDFDTDFKKAAREYRRYFRSELYMAACWSYRGDDGKKLYRIAQLCEELHIGMVATNDVYYHHPERRELQDIVTCVREKCTIHNAGFRLYQNAERYLKPVAEMQRLFRRYPAALARAQEIADACRFSLDSLEYVYPEEITTEGRTPQEELEMLTWRGAHERFPDGIPEKVENTIREELSFMARKNYAAYFLTVYDLVRFARSQEILCQGRGSAANSVVCYCLGITSINPQTVNLLFARFMSDARDEAPDIDVDFEHERREEVIQYVYSKYGRDRAGIVATVTQVHWKGAVRDVGKAMGLSMDAVDHLAKSGYEFREEWKAGETVSSEGFSAKDPLLIKVLELTEQYIGFPRQLGQHTGGFVITQHQLSDLCPILNARMEGRTNIEWNKDDIEALGFLKVDVLALGMLTCIRKAFDLLRQHYDEHYTLATIPEEDDAVYDMICKADTIGVFQIESRAQMSMLPRLKPRNFYDLVIEVAIVRPGPIQGDMVHPYLRRRNGEEPEDYPSEELRAILKRTKGVPLFQEQAMEIAMVAANFTAAEADGLRRSMATFKAHGQISKWHEKLVTGMVKKGYDRAFAERIFKQLEGFGSYGFPESHAASFALLVYVSCWIKCYYPDVFACALLNSQPMGFYAPSQLVSDARKHGVIVRPVDVNHSNWDNTLEEHAGKYRALRLGFRQIKGLGQEEMERLITGRTAPYKNIHSMMDAGVGLSALERLADADAFRSMGMDRRRALWEVSALADRPHALFEGQASESASEAPVTLPLMTPSEHVVQDYATMALSLKAHPVSFVRQQLFKRSVLSVRELDQWPDGTLLRVAGLVLVRQRPGTASGICFITIEDETGSANLVAFEKIFDRFRKEIVSSRLLMVEGKLQREGSVTHVIIQKCYNCNALLNQLSLPTDEEHLMNVPYSDSTPPVAKKTAPKMIQAELFPKGRNFK; encoded by the coding sequence ATGGGATATACGGAATTGCAAATCACAACGAACTTCAGCTTTTTACGGGGCGCATCGCACCCGGAGGAACTGGTGGAACAGGCGGCCAGCCTGGGCTACAAGGCTATTGCTGTTACTGACCATAATACGCTGGCCGGTATCGTGCGGGCGCATGCCGCGGCGAGAGGAAAAGATATCCGTATTATCCCCGCCTGCCGGCTGGACCTGCAGGATGGTCCGCCATTACTGGCTTATCCGACGGACAGGGCCGCGTATGGCCGCCTGTCGGCCCTGCTTTCTACCGGTAACCTCCGTACGGAGAAAGGTAAATGTGAACTGTATAAAAGAGATGTCTATCAATATGCGGCCGGTATCAAATTCGTGATGATACCGCCGGCGGCGCTGAACGGGGAGTTTGACTTCGATACGGATTTTAAAAAAGCAGCGAGGGAGTACCGCCGGTATTTCAGATCGGAGCTATACATGGCGGCATGCTGGTCTTACCGCGGTGATGATGGTAAAAAACTGTACCGCATTGCACAGTTATGCGAAGAGCTGCATATCGGGATGGTGGCCACGAATGACGTGTATTACCATCACCCGGAACGGCGGGAGCTGCAGGACATTGTGACCTGCGTGCGGGAGAAATGCACGATCCACAACGCAGGCTTTCGGTTATACCAGAACGCGGAACGTTACCTGAAACCGGTCGCGGAAATGCAGCGTTTGTTCCGGCGTTATCCTGCCGCCCTGGCGCGTGCACAGGAAATAGCGGATGCCTGCCGGTTTTCGCTGGACAGCCTGGAGTATGTATACCCGGAAGAGATCACCACAGAAGGCCGTACGCCACAGGAAGAGCTGGAAATGCTGACCTGGCGGGGCGCTCATGAGCGGTTCCCCGATGGTATCCCGGAAAAAGTGGAGAACACCATCCGGGAAGAACTTTCTTTTATGGCCCGGAAAAATTACGCGGCTTATTTCCTGACGGTATACGACCTGGTGCGCTTCGCCCGGAGCCAGGAGATATTATGCCAGGGACGCGGCTCTGCGGCCAATTCCGTGGTATGTTATTGTTTGGGGATTACTTCCATTAATCCGCAAACGGTGAATCTCCTGTTTGCCCGTTTCATGTCAGACGCCAGGGATGAAGCGCCTGATATTGACGTGGACTTTGAGCACGAACGCCGGGAAGAAGTGATCCAGTATGTCTATTCAAAATACGGGCGTGACAGGGCCGGCATCGTGGCTACGGTGACACAGGTGCATTGGAAAGGCGCAGTGCGTGACGTAGGGAAAGCCATGGGCTTGTCGATGGATGCGGTAGATCACCTGGCGAAATCAGGGTATGAATTCAGGGAAGAATGGAAGGCGGGCGAAACCGTTTCCAGTGAAGGGTTTAGCGCGAAAGATCCGTTGTTGATAAAAGTGCTGGAACTCACGGAACAGTACATCGGCTTTCCGCGGCAACTCGGTCAGCATACAGGTGGTTTCGTGATCACACAGCATCAGTTGTCCGATCTTTGCCCTATCCTCAATGCCAGGATGGAAGGGCGGACCAATATTGAATGGAACAAGGACGACATCGAAGCGCTGGGGTTCCTCAAAGTGGATGTGCTGGCGCTGGGGATGCTGACCTGCATCCGTAAAGCATTTGATCTGCTGCGGCAACATTATGACGAGCATTACACGCTGGCAACTATTCCTGAAGAAGATGATGCTGTTTATGATATGATCTGTAAAGCAGATACCATCGGCGTGTTCCAGATCGAGAGCCGGGCGCAGATGTCGATGCTGCCCAGGTTAAAGCCCCGCAACTTTTATGACTTGGTAATCGAAGTCGCTATTGTAAGGCCCGGCCCTATCCAGGGCGACATGGTGCATCCGTATTTGCGCAGGCGCAATGGCGAAGAGCCGGAAGATTATCCTTCAGAGGAACTAAGAGCGATTCTTAAACGTACCAAAGGCGTGCCTTTGTTCCAGGAGCAGGCTATGGAGATAGCCATGGTGGCAGCGAATTTTACCGCTGCGGAGGCAGATGGTCTTCGTCGCAGTATGGCCACCTTCAAGGCACACGGACAGATTTCGAAGTGGCATGAGAAACTGGTGACGGGTATGGTGAAGAAGGGCTATGACCGTGCCTTTGCCGAGCGCATCTTCAAGCAGCTGGAAGGCTTCGGCTCCTATGGTTTCCCTGAAAGCCACGCCGCCAGCTTCGCGTTGCTGGTGTATGTTTCCTGCTGGATCAAATGTTATTACCCGGACGTATTCGCCTGTGCATTGCTTAACAGTCAGCCCATGGGTTTTTATGCCCCGTCGCAGCTGGTGTCCGATGCCCGCAAACATGGGGTCATCGTTCGTCCGGTGGATGTGAACCATTCCAACTGGGACAATACGCTGGAAGAACATGCCGGTAAGTACCGTGCGTTGCGGCTGGGCTTCCGCCAGATAAAAGGGCTGGGGCAGGAAGAGATGGAGCGGCTGATAACAGGGCGTACAGCGCCATATAAAAATATCCATTCCATGATGGATGCCGGTGTCGGCCTGAGCGCTTTGGAGCGGCTGGCAGATGCAGACGCTTTCCGGTCTATGGGTATGGACCGTCGCCGGGCATTATGGGAAGTGTCGGCCCTGGCAGACCGGCCACATGCGCTTTTTGAAGGGCAGGCGTCAGAGAGCGCCAGCGAAGCGCCGGTAACGCTGCCTTTGATGACGCCTTCCGAACATGTGGTGCAGGACTATGCCACCATGGCTTTGTCGCTCAAAGCCCACCCGGTGAGCTTTGTACGGCAGCAACTGTTTAAACGCAGTGTCTTGTCCGTCCGGGAGCTGGATCAGTGGCCTGATGGCACCCTGCTGAGAGTAGCCGGACTGGTACTGGTGCGGCAGCGGCCGGGAACGGCCAGCGGTATCTGTTTTATCACGATAGAAGATGAAACAGGCAGCGCCAACCTGGTCGCTTTTGAGAAAATATTTGATCGTTTCCGGAAGGAAATCGTTTCGTCCCGCTTGCTGATGGTGGAAGGAAAATTGCAGCGGGAAGGGAGTGTGACGCATGTCATCATTCAGAAGTGTTATAACTGCAATGCGCTGCTGAACCAGCTGTCATTGCCCACCGATGAAGAGCACCTGATGAATGTGCCTTACAGCGACAGTACGCCGCCTGTCGCTAAAAAGACCGCGCCTAAAATGATACAGGCGGAACTATTCCCGAAAGGCAGAAATTTTAAATAG
- a CDS encoding ImuA family protein, whose translation MKQSAERNEVIARLRGEILSSGSTVYSSHSNEHPDLGPLNRAFPGDCFPFRGTHEFISHTSETAAATLGFMAGLLSRLMKGPEMAVWVGAHRTLFPPGLKAFCVVPDRIIFIDLVSEKELLWVVEECLKCNALAAVVGEVPDIHPIALRRLQLAIEKSGVPCLLHRHRPRSVENTVCTTRWMISPMASLMEDDLPGVGYPQWQVALLKVRNGKPGSWQITWDGQQFQHGYTEKTGEENVYIKAG comes from the coding sequence ATGAAACAGTCAGCTGAAAGAAATGAGGTGATCGCCAGGCTGAGAGGGGAAATTCTTTCTTCAGGGAGTACTGTGTATTCATCCCATTCCAATGAGCATCCCGACCTCGGCCCGTTGAACAGGGCATTTCCGGGGGATTGTTTTCCTTTCAGGGGCACCCATGAATTTATCAGTCATACCAGTGAAACGGCGGCAGCCACGCTGGGATTTATGGCCGGACTGCTGAGCCGTTTAATGAAAGGGCCGGAGATGGCTGTATGGGTGGGCGCCCACCGGACGCTGTTTCCGCCCGGCCTGAAGGCTTTTTGCGTGGTGCCGGACAGGATCATTTTTATTGACCTGGTATCGGAGAAAGAGTTGCTCTGGGTGGTGGAAGAGTGTCTGAAATGTAATGCGCTGGCGGCGGTGGTGGGAGAGGTCCCGGATATTCATCCCATTGCGCTGCGCCGGCTGCAACTGGCGATAGAAAAAAGCGGGGTGCCCTGCCTGTTGCACCGGCACCGGCCGCGGAGTGTGGAGAACACCGTGTGTACCACCCGCTGGATGATCTCGCCCATGGCCAGTTTGATGGAAGATGATTTACCGGGCGTAGGTTACCCGCAATGGCAGGTAGCGTTGCTGAAAGTCCGCAACGGCAAGCCGGGCAGCTGGCAGATAACATGGGATGGGCAGCAGTTTCAGCATGGCTATACAGAAAAGACCGGGGAAGAAAATGTTTATATCAAAGCGGGTTAA